Proteins encoded together in one Vitis vinifera cultivar Pinot Noir 40024 chromosome 4, ASM3070453v1 window:
- the LOC100254802 gene encoding pentatricopeptide repeat-containing protein At5g66520 yields the protein MSSLQLLQASPPSLSSAKAHKLPLYGLDSCSTMAELKQYHSQIIRLGLSADNDAMGRVIKFCAISKSGDLNYALEVFDKIPHPDAYIYNTIFRGYLRWQLARNCIFMYSRMLHKSVSPNKFTYPPLIRACCIDYAIEEGKQIHAHVLKFGFGADGFSLNNLIHMYVNFQSLEQARRVFDNMPQRDVVSWTSLITGYSQWGFVDKAREVFELMPERNSVSWNAMIAAYVQSNRLHEAFALFDRMRLENVVLDKFVAASMLSACTGLGALEQGKWIHGYIEKSGIELDSKLATTVIDMYCKCGCLEKASEVFNELPQKGISSWNCMIGGLAMHGKGEAAIELFKEMEREMVAPDGITFVNVLSACAHSGLVEEGKHYFQYMTEVLGLKPGMEHFGCMVDLLGRAGLLEEARKLINEMPVNPDAGVLGALVGACRIHGNTELGEQIGKKVIELEPHNSGRYVLLANLYASAGRWEDVAKVRKLMNDRGVKKAPGFSMIESESGVDEFIAGGRAHPQAKEIYAKLDEILETIRSIGYVPDTDGVLHDIDEEEKENPLYYHSEKLAIAFGLLKTKPGETLRISKNLRICRDCHQASKLISKVYDREIIIRDRNRFHHFRMGGCSCKDYW from the coding sequence ATGAGCTCGCTCCAACTCCTTCAAGCCTCCCCACCCTCTCTAAGCTCTGCCAAGGCTCACAAATTGCCATTATATGGCCTTGATTCATGTTCAACCATGGCCGAGCTCAAGCAGTATCATTCCCAAATCATCCGACTTGGCCTTTCAGCAGATAATGATGCAATGGGCAGAGTGATAAAGTTCTGTGCTATCTCCAAATCAGGTGATTTAAACTATGCTCTcgaagtgtttgataaaattccTCACCCTGATGCATACATTTACAATACCATCTTTCGAGGTTACTTGCGGTGGCAGCTTGCCAGAAACTGCATTTTCATGTACTCCCGAATGTTACATAAATCTGTCTCACCCAACAAATTCACCTACCCTCCTCTGATAAGAGCTTGTTGCATTGATTACGCTATTGAAGAAGGGAAGCAAATACATGCACATGTTTTAAAATTCGGGTTTGGTGCTGATGGGTTTTCTTTGAATAATTTGATCCATATGTATGTgaattttcaatctttggagCAAGCAAGGAGGGTTTTTGATAATATGCCTCAGCGGGATGTTGTCTCCTGGACCAGTTTAATTACGGGGTATTCGCAATGGGGTTTTGTCGATAAAGCTCGTGAAGTTTTTGAATTGATGCCTGAGAGAAATTCTGTTTCTTGGAATGCCATGATTGCTGCTTATGTCCAGAGTAACCGTTTGCATGAGGCATTTGCTCTTTTTGATAGAATGAGATTGGAAAATGTGGTATTGGATAAATTTGTAGCAGCAAGTATGTTATCAGCCTGTACTGGATTAGGAGCCTTGGAGCAAGGGAAGTGGATACATGGATATATTGAGAAGAGTGGGATTGAATTGGACTCAAAACTTGCTACAACAGTTATTGACATGTACTGCAAATGTGGTTGCTTGGAAAAGGCCTCCGAAGTCTTTAATGAGTTGCCCCAAAAAGGAATTTCTTCTTGGAATTGTATGATTGGTGGGCTGGCAATGCATGGAAAAGGCGAGGCTGCCATTGAGCTTTTTAAGGAGATGGAGAGGGAGATGGTAGCCCCTGATGGCATCACTTTTGTGAATGTCCTCAGTGCATGCGCTCATTCAGGATTAGTTGAAGAGGGGAAACATTACTTTCAATATATGACTGAAGTTCTTGGTCTTAAGCCTGGTATGGAGCATTTTGGATGCATGGTTGACTTGCTTGGAAGAGCTGGACTGCTGGAGGAGGCAAGAAAGCTCATAAATGAGATGCCTGTGAATCCTGATGCAGGTGTATTAGGTGCTCTTGTTGGTGCTTGTAGAATCCATGGAAACACTGAATTGGGTGAGCAAATAGGAAAGAAAGTAATTGAACTAGAGCCTCATAACAGTGGCCGCTATGTTTTATTAGCTAATTTGTATGCCAGTGCTGGTCGATGGGAAGATGTTGCTAAGGTGAGAAAATTGATGAATGACAGAGGAGTGAAGAAGGCTCCTGGTTTTTCCATGATTGAATCAGAAAGTGGTGTAGATGAATTCATTGCTGGAGGAagggctcacccacaagctaaAGAGATATATGCCAAACTTGACGAGATATTAGAAACTATAAGATCTATTGGTTATGTGCCTGACACTGATGGGGTATTGCATGATATTGACGAGGAGGAAAAGGAGAACCCCTTATACTACCACAGCGAGAAACTTGCAATTGCCTTTGGGTTGTTGAAGACTAAGCCTGGGGAAACTCTTCGCATCTCTAAGAATTTGCGGATATGTAGAGATTGTCACCAAGCAAGTAAGCTTATCTCAAAAGTTTATGATCGTGAAATAATTATAAGGGACAGgaacagattccaccattttagAATGGGAGGGTGTTCTTGTAAGGATTACTGGTGA
- the LOC100244369 gene encoding probable WRKY transcription factor 51 isoform X2, giving the protein MDYYYSSSSSPPNPHPNPSPDPNCASQFEFLYHYLMLEDGSEEDSCSQTTAAASAVTVTDGVRRSKESDDGARVVAFRTKSELDVMDDGFKWRKYGKKMVKSSPNPRNYYRCSSGDCQVKKRIERDIEDSSYVITTYTGIHNHPIPGVGYYNQMPLMVPYDYDWTLQASSQSPFS; this is encoded by the exons ATGGACTACTACtactcctcctcctcctctcctCCAAACCCTCACCCCAACCCCAGCCCTGACCCTAATTGCGCTTCCCAGTTTGAATTCCTTTACCATTATCTCATGCTCGAAGATGGCTCTGAGGAAGATTCATGCTCGCAGACTACGGCGGCAGCATCGGCCGTAACAGTTACAG ATGGGGTGAGGAGATCAAAGGAGAGTGATGATGGGGCTCGAGTTGTTGCTTTTAGGACGAAATCAGAGCTGGACGTCATGGATGATGGATTTAAATGGAGGAAGTATGGGAAAAAGATGGTGAAGAGCAGCCCAAATCCAAG GAACTACTATAGATGTTCAAGTGGAGACTGCCAAGTGAAGAAGAGGATAGAAAGGGACATAGAAGATTCAAGCTATGTGATAACTACATATACAGGAATCCATAACCATCCAATCCCTGGTGTGGGGTACTACAACCAGATGCCTCTCATGGTTCCTTATGACTATGACTGGACTTTACAAGCTTCCTCCCAATCTCCTTTTTCTTGA
- the LOC100244369 gene encoding probable WRKY transcription factor 51 isoform X1, with protein sequence MDYYYSSSSSPPNPHPNPSPDPNCASQFEFLYHYLMLEDGSEEDSCSQTTAAASAVTVTGTGHIDQLIHTATPTHDGVRRSKESDDGARVVAFRTKSELDVMDDGFKWRKYGKKMVKSSPNPRNYYRCSSGDCQVKKRIERDIEDSSYVITTYTGIHNHPIPGVGYYNQMPLMVPYDYDWTLQASSQSPFS encoded by the exons ATGGACTACTACtactcctcctcctcctctcctCCAAACCCTCACCCCAACCCCAGCCCTGACCCTAATTGCGCTTCCCAGTTTGAATTCCTTTACCATTATCTCATGCTCGAAGATGGCTCTGAGGAAGATTCATGCTCGCAGACTACGGCGGCAGCATCGGCCGTAACAGTTACAGGTACTGGCCATATTGATCAGCTGATCCACACTgcaactcctacacatg ATGGGGTGAGGAGATCAAAGGAGAGTGATGATGGGGCTCGAGTTGTTGCTTTTAGGACGAAATCAGAGCTGGACGTCATGGATGATGGATTTAAATGGAGGAAGTATGGGAAAAAGATGGTGAAGAGCAGCCCAAATCCAAG GAACTACTATAGATGTTCAAGTGGAGACTGCCAAGTGAAGAAGAGGATAGAAAGGGACATAGAAGATTCAAGCTATGTGATAACTACATATACAGGAATCCATAACCATCCAATCCCTGGTGTGGGGTACTACAACCAGATGCCTCTCATGGTTCCTTATGACTATGACTGGACTTTACAAGCTTCCTCCCAATCTCCTTTTTCTTGA
- the LOC100852944 gene encoding probable WRKY transcription factor 43 produces MASGDYSQEEIMGGDIQFSSSATPTNGGVKRRGEDMGIRVFALRTRSEEDIMDDGFKWRKYGKKKIKSNPIYPRNYYRCSSRGCQVKKRVERDRDDSSYVITTYEGVHNHPTPRNHITLPINYWALQQTSSHPPFY; encoded by the exons ATGGCATCGGGGGATTACTCGCAGGAGGAGATTATGGGCGGTGATATTCAGTTCTCAAGTAGTGCTACTCCAACGAATG GGGGAGTGAAGAGACGAGGGGAGGATATGGGGATTAGGGTTTTTGCATTGAGGACAAGATCGGAGGAGGATATCATGGATGATGGGTTTAAGTggagaaaatatggaaaaaagaaGATCAAGAGCAACCCGATTTATCCAAG GAACTACTATAGATGTTCAAGCAGAGGATGCCAAGTGAAGAAGAGGGTAGAAAGGGATAGGGATGACTCAAGTTATGTAATAACTACATATGAGGGAGTCCACAACCACCCCACCCCTCGCAACCACATCACACTTCCTATTAATTATTGGGCTTTGCAACAAACTTCTTCTCACCCTCCTTTTTATTAA